Part of the Drosophila pseudoobscura strain MV-25-SWS-2005 chromosome 2, UCI_Dpse_MV25, whole genome shotgun sequence genome, CAACCCCATACAATGGCCGTGATCCACATTATCCCGGCATAACAGTTCCCCGATTCCCCAACCGAAATGTTGTTCCCTCCCTATATTGCCCAGCCTTGCAAATTTGCCTGCTGCCGCGCCTCCACATCGATATCGACCTCTGTGCCGCGCTATAGCCAGAATGCGATCCGTCGTAGTTCTCCCAGCAGCTTCTCCCAGGGCTacagccagagtcagagccagtgccagacCCCTCCTCCGCCCAGGCCCCCGCCTGTGGGATTCGAGCCCACGAGAGTGTACCAGGGGCAGCACAGCCAGAGTCTGGCAGAGAAGCCTCTCAGTCGCAAGTCCTACACCATGGTGCCCATCATTAAGCCGGCCTCTTCGATGCCCAGCGGCCTGGCTGCCGCCCACCCGGCAGCTCCTATCGTCAATAGCGGCTCCCTGATGCAGGTGGAGGGCAAGCCCCTAGATGGGGACACTGCCGGCTCCCAGTACCACAGCTCGCAGCCGAATCTCCTGAGCAACAGCTTTGCCACCCCGAAGCATGACTACCATCGCTCCAGTTCGAATATGAATCTGCACCTGAATGGGAGCGGCGGGAGCGGAAGCGGGAGCACGGCTCAGTCGAAGGGCTTTGCTCCGAGCTCGACCCCAGCTCCGGCACCGACTCCAGTCAGCCGCTATGGCCTGCGACCCGGTGCGGTCATTGAGCGCCGTACCACGCCCTACTACTACCACGAGCTGCTGCAGAAGAATGTCTTTGATTCGAGTCTGAATCTCCTAgagaagaacaagaacagcAACCTCAAGCTGGAGCAGCCATCGTCTGTCCCGGACAGCCACGTGGTGGTGGGCAAGAGGGCGCCCATGGCCAAGCCACAGCAGCGACTGCTAAGCGGCAATCCGCGGAGCAGCTATGGAGGCGGCGGCTGTTATCCCTCATCCTCCAGTTCTGTCAGCAATCTTCTggggaatggcaatgggaatgaCGAGGGCGGCAGCGATGGCACTTTggtcgatgatgatgacattGGGGGAGGCGAGGATGCTAGAAACTTTAGCTTGGCCTTCAATAACCTCACCAATCAGATTGCCAGTTTGAATAATTCTAGTAGTAGCAGCAACCATAACAACAACCAGAACAACCAGaacaacaactacagcaacagcaataatattaataactacaacaataataataatagtgcTCACAATAATGCTGATTCCAACAACAATGTTGGCCAAAGTAACGAATGCATTGCATGAGAATCGGTGTTAATTTAGTTGAAAAGTTTGGAGGAAAGCTTCTTCCCCGAAAGAATGGCTTACATCGTTCCCGTTGCGGCACAACTGGCTTTTCAACTGAATGAAGAATCCCTGTCTATCCTCCCACTCTCTTTGTAATTATTGCATGTAGTTGTTGACACTAAATTATTCATAAGGTATGCCCCCAACACTCACATCCATGATCTGTGTGTAACCTCTACTCGCTACTCCTtactgtatgtacatataatatgTGTGACTAAATGCATGTAGAGATGTCATGAATATCACGTAACCTGAGGAGAGCCCGGAAATTGTCATTACCTGGGAGGGAAATCTAGGAGGGACGGGATCTAAATACTCGAAAGATGAACGTGCCTTAAACGTCTCTCGCTGCATATCTTACTAGTTTTTTGTGCAACGAGATCAAATAACTACTCGTAACTCGCTGCAATTCCTACTCGTTGCAATTATTACTCGTTTTTGTTCTGCAACGAAATATAAATACTCTTAAATACTTTACTCGTTATTCCTGATTGCATTTTCCCCGAGTTTCTCCCCCAATTAATGACAGTTTTCCATCTCCACAAACCAAACTCTCCATCAATATCCAACAGATTATTCTcccaaattaaaaattttacatattttaGCCTAAGTCTACATATATCTGCAAAAATGTCCATTGACACATTTTTGCactatataatttttttctaTAAAGTTGCTAACTAaatgtttttcgttttcatttgtttcttttatttacataccgaaaaaataccacaaaaataccaaaaaaaatacatcaTCATGGTCATTTCCCGCTTAATCATCCCGTAAAACTCGATGCATATATTAAACCACAcgaaaaataatcaaaaatgtCCTCGTCCAAAACCAActaaaatcgaaatcaaaaccaacaatataccaaaaaaaaaacaatactatataccaaaaatatcttGTGTTcgtccacacacacacacacacatctacaAACAATCAAAATGCTTGGCAATCGAACGCAATCGtctcaatcaatcaatcgaatcaatcaatcaatcgcaTAATCTGTTATGTTTCATCAAcgtttcttgttgctgttattgCGTTTTATCAATTACcaacaaaataccaaataccaaaTGTTTTGGTTGCTCTCAACGCgctaaatttaaaaaacaaaaatacaacaatttttattgcTAAAAATACTATAACTTTCTGCCAAAATTTACGCCTAACCAAAcgaaccacaaaaaaaaaaccgaaacgaacAAAAACCCCAGCCCGTAGAATCCCTCTCCGATGATTTCCTATTCCCCATGACCACATCCCGTCTATCGTATGCATCAAGTCCCGAATCCGATTTGGAACTGAGTCCGGGCCCATCCGCATCATTGTCGCTTGGCAATTTGCCGCAGTTGGTGAAAGCGAGCTCAGATCCATCGATTGCCACTAACCAGGATAACTTGGATAGGGATAGAGACATAATTGGTGAAGGACTACCACCTCCATATACGGTAAGAGGCCACAGAAGAAACCACAAATCAGTTCAAGCATGCGCTTccactaaaacaaaaaacaacaaaaagaacaaaaacagaaacagaaacatgTCGAGTTTTTCAAGCGCCCAATCTCTAATACCATCAATGATCCAATCTCAGTATCTAATTTATTTCGCTACCCTTCAATCTCCGATCTGCAACCCAATCCACACGCAATGCACTGGTGATTGCACCGCTCTCCAACACAGGTACCCTACGATCACGGCGTTCCAGGGAACCCGGCCAATCGCCGCCAAACGGTGGACGCTAGCAAGTACGCGATCTACGGCACCAGtgtgccccagcagcagctgcagcagcaacagcagccgggAGGAGATCCTGCCGCAGCCAGGCCACAGTCCCTGTACGGCATCAATGCCCCCGATCTGCCACCGCGCATCGATCGTCAGTCCAAGCCAGGAGATCTCCCACTAAACACTTCTGGATCCTCATCGCGCAACGGCAGTTCGGGCGGCACTCTGGGACGCTCGGCGCAGGAGCGGCTGTTCGGCAAGCCAGTGGTCCAGGATGATGTCCAGGCGGAGTACATAACCCGCAATGCTCTGGTCGGGTCTGGGTCCACTGCCGACACCATtgaacggcagcagcagcaacagcagcagcagcaccaggccTCTCTGGAGCGACAGGCTCGAATGAACGCGGCCATGGGCAGTCCCGCCCAGCTGAAGGCCAACGGAGGAGGCGCCTCCACATACGACAGTGTGTCCAGCTACGATTCGTACAACAACACGCAGATGGCCATGCAGAACCTGGGCCGACTGGGTCCCAATGCGCCCGATGATCTCAAATCAGTGCCAAATGCAAGGTAAGCCAGACATCACCCTTGAAATGATCAACAAATCTGTAATTTGAAtcatttatttgtgtttttcaGTGGTCGCCCCTTGCCGCCTGTCGGCCAATCGCATGATTATGGCCGCACACCGCACGATCATCGCAGCTTTGGTGGGGCCAACGATCTGAATCGCCAGAGCAGTCCAGGCCGACCCCACTATCATGAAATGAATGCGTCCCGTAATATAGGTAAGTCTGACCATCTCGAGGTCTTCCAGATCCGGATCTAACTGAAGCCTATGTCTGATTACAGATCCACGCAATGGCACTCCGCAGCGTCCCTCGAATTTGGGCCTCGAAAGCAGTCCCCGCAAGCCTTTGGTGGAGACCAAAACGGATTACGGCAAATACAGGTAATGTGCGGGACTATGCTGTGCTATTTACCCGGTCTGGGAATCTGTGTATATAGCCCCTGAATCGGTTGTAATATAAAGAAACTCTttactctctctttctcctgctCCGTTGGTATCGTATCGTTTCACTTTCGCATGCATCTCGATTGCGTTTGtatctttctgtctctctctctttctctctataaatatatattatatgtgtAATGTACCCCATTAGACGCTATCATTTACATGTGCCCCATTTGCACCATTTGCATTTAATGCACTCGCTCTCACCCTCCTCGTCCAAGCTCTCGCCTGCACCTTTCAATAGGCCaatgcctttgcctctgccctGTGCCCTTCAGCTTCAGCGTCTGTCCtctggagttggagttggaggaggaggaggaggaggctacGATCGGCGACCCATAGCTGCGCCACGTCTGCATGCTTCCCTgatgccaccaccaccagcccTGATGTCCAGTGTCTCAGCCTACGATACGCTCGTCTGAAAAACGATAACGAAAATGCACTAGAAGAGACTCCATTCTATTTACCATTTGAATAAACCTTTAAGGCCTTCCTTAATattctccctctcttcttTTGTAAATAAAACCCTCGACCCTGAACCCTGaaagtgcaataaataataaatattatatgttAATCACACAAGACCTACATATCTATCCAAGAGTTTTGTATACCATATAGACCCCCATATAGACCCCCTGCATATCCGCATCTGAAGCATATCGTAATACACACATGTCCTTATAATTATGTGaaattctttttctctttcttgcTTATGTTTTGTGCTCGCCTCTCGCCACACACATcgtcaaatatttttgtacgACACCTgtcccaaaaacacacacgaacacacacccATAATGCAACCACCCATCCCACGACCACCACCACACCATCCACAAAAACCACGTCCAGTCGGAACAATTCCGTCTCTCAAGCGGACTACAGCAAACTGCCGAAGAGTGTGCCGCCCCCGCAGCTTGGCGGAGTGGTGGTGCCGCCACCGACTGTGAGCAACGGCCAGGCAGGACCGGGGGCACAGATGAACGGCAGTGGGACGCCGAGCAGCAATGGCAGCGGACCCTTCAAGCCAGTGCCGCCACCAAAACCGAAGAACTATCGTCCTCCGGTGCAGAGCGGtgggagcagcggcagcgggggCACCACACCCTGGGAGAACGGCGTAAGTGAACAGACGGGGGATCCCTCGATGGTTTGGCTAATGTTTTGATTGCATTCCCAGGACTCTGGTTCGCCACGTTCCCCCAATGGCTTCTACTATCCACCAACACCATCGCACCATCATTATGGGCAGCAGGCGACACCGGGCTCGCCCAGCAATGGacacatgcaacagcagcagcagcagcaggcacagcagcagcccaccTACGGCGGGAGCAACGGCAACTACGGGCAGGCGCCACCACCGCAGCCGTATCCGCCGGCCAATGGCTACAATGGGAACAGTCATCATTACAACGGAGGCAGCGGAACGGGCCCGTACATAGCACCACATCGGGGCATGCCACCGCCCATAGGTGGGTGTACACTCCACTCCTCCCATAATGGAATGAATGAATATATGTGTTTATGTTATTTTACAGGAAACCTGCCGCCGCATACGCCCGAGCGACATGCCCTGGATCTGGCCGGAAGTCGGGAGCAGCGTGGTTCCGCCTTTGAGTTGTATCGTAAACCGCAAATCGGCGCCACCGCGGGGCACCATCACAATATGAGGTGAGTGAAGAGAGCATTTACCAGTCCTGACGCCCCCCTTCCGCCACTCAAACAAACCTTCTTGGAGGAGAGCCAATCCCCCCCCAAAAACGCCCCACtcaaaaaccacacacaaaaaaacatacagaaaaaactctcttttttttaagCCTCCTTCAATTTTCAACATTTGTGTTAAcgaaaaatgttttatatttttgttatatgccatttttgtaatttacaaaaaacaatcaatcaGTCAATCTGTCAATCTGTCAGTCAGCCAATCAGTCGAATCAATCATTCTGCCaatatatttcacattttcatGCGGTTGCTGGTCATTCACATACGATATTCGatgcaaacaaaatttcaCACCAAAAAACGCACAACAATCGCATATATTACATCgtacaaaaatccaaaaaataattattgtattttgcaATAACCAAAATTATTAACCAAACAAACCACAAAACGcttaacaaaattaaaaaaaaaaaaacaaaaagttgagAGCGCTTCacgccaaaagaaaaaaaaaagaaaatcaaacgaaaataaaacatttttcgGGTTAACTTCGTATACAAATATTTCTATACTCTCAAAACTTGATCTTGAATTTACCTATTATACATTTTACGGATCATGCTTTTTAGCTGATATTTTACTCTGAATAATCCTATCCGTACTTCTGCTCTGAACACGTTCCTCCGGGTACTTGAGAGTTGACTTTGAACCTAACTTAACTGCGGTGTTTGGGTTACAGAACACTTGactaacaaacaaacaaacaaatttaactTAAACCTAAATGTTTGAACTACAATTGGTTATCGGTGTTCCTTTTATTATCTACAGTTTTGGTTAATTTGCAAAGttctatatactatatatgctACCTTTATAAAGAATCCAAGGATCGTATGTAGatgtacaatatatacaaaatatgcGCTTGTGTGTCTTTTTTTTGGCGAGACTTTTGCAGGAATGAAACGCGTCTTACAGCAGACAGGGTTCTAGGGTTCTCGACCGAAAGGCTGTTCAATACTGAACCAAAACGAGATCCAGTTCTCTCTGGGCCTTGAGCAGAGCTTCCATTTCCGATCTTCCACCGATTCCTTGATTCTTTAAAGTCCATATGAGCTCTTTTATCCAAAATCCCCCTCAGAAACAGAACCCTTACAAAACACTCTGctaaccaacaacaaaaaatcatataaaaaataccTTTAGCGAAATGGAGCCGTACGATGAGCGATACGATGATTACTATGCCATGCCGCCGCCTGCCCCCCACCCACAGGCAGTGGGCGGTCATTCCATGCAAAGATCTCGATCAACGCCACGCTACCCCCACGAGAGGCCACCGCATGCCCAAGATCCCAACTATTACAGCAACTATGGGACGAGCAGGGGCCACAGTCAGcccagacagcagcagcaccagcagcagtatGCTCCACCCCAGCATCAGTATTACGATGATCATGGCATGGAGGTGGCCATGCCACCGCCGCCATTGCCGCcgcacaagaagaagaaatcGGTGCTAAAGAGCCCACTGGCGGCACTGAAGAATGCCCTGCTGAAGACCACGCGACCACTGAGGCGAATGAACAGCATGGTGGAACCGGAGAGGAAGCCCAAGGGACTGCGGCGCCAGCAATCGATGCTGGAGAGAGGTGTGCAGAGGCCCTACTATCCGGACGAGTTCCCCACCTATCCGGCTGGGTTCGAGGAGCATTCGCGACGTGGCAGGATGCCGCCCAACCATCAGGAGCCCTATTACGCCGGGCACTATCctcctcagcagcagcaggagatgaTGATGAACAGCACGTATCAGAATCTGGAAAGTGAGGATATCTATGGGAATATTGGGGGAACAGCACAGCGCATGCCCCACCATCCACAGGACAATGGCTATGGGTACGATCAGTACGATCTGTATGCGAATAGAGCCTGCATCGATCTCGAGCGGAGGCAGGCAGAggctgcggcggctgcagcggctGGAGCACGGAACGGAGGCCGGAGGATCGTGCGTCGCCACAGCACCACCACAGCGGATCGAGGAGGCAACCAGCCGCCCAACAGGCGACCCCTGGTCAGTCCGGGCTACGAGCAGGATCCCCAGGACATCTATCAGACGCGACAGGGCGCCTACATGATGCCTGACCAGAGGCGGGCGCCCAATTCGGAGGTGATGACCCGCAGACGCTTCTACCCGGGAGCGGCCAACGAGCAGACCGAGGAGGAGCCGCTCTACCAGTCCCGACGCGAGATGCAGCGCGAGATGCAGCGCAATCATCTGTACCAGTCGAAACGGGAAATGCAGGAGCGCATCAGCCAGGGCAAGCGGGACATGGAGCGGGAGTTTAGCCcccagagcagcagccagtcGGAGCGGGACGACCGCTCGGAACGCTCCAATTCGGAGAGCATCTATCAGAGCCGGCGGGAGGCCAAGGAGAGCGCCCTGAAGACGCGCACCCAGCTGAGGGATCAGATCTATCAGACGCGTCGCGAGGCCCTCGACAGCATGGCGGAGCCCATTTATGTGTCCAAAAGGGACGTGGGCAGACCAGCACCCATATACGAGTCGCGCGAGGAGAGCATCCTGCAGTCGCGCGAGAATGAGACCGATGAGAAGAAGGAGGGCAAAACGGAGCAGGTGCAGGTGGAGATCAATGCACAGCCGGAGGAGCCCACAGAGGACTCGACCTTGAGTCGTTCGGACTTGCAAAAGTCCTCGGACACGGTCATTGAGAATCCAGCAGCAAGAGCTCCTCTTGTCGAAGATGAAATTGAGGAGCACGaccaggacgaggaggaggcgtCAGAAGTAGAAGCCCAAGACGAAGCCGAGAGCTCCGCAGAGGCCACAGAGGAGGCGACGGCCATTGAGAATAACCAGCACAATGAGGGAATGCTGGCCAACGAGACGCAGAATGTGTCCGATGATGTGTTCGAGGCGGCCGACACGGTATCAGCCTTGGCCCCGCCTCCAGCTCCCTGCCATCCTTCGACCCCACGCTCGGGTCGCGCATCCTTCCACATCTCGAATATACTGAAGCGCACCGGGCCTCCGCCCAGCTCCCCCATCGGCGACAGCTGCACCTCAATCGAGACCCAGTACACGTCGCAGGCCAGCCTGCCCGTTGGCCCGCCCAATGCCACGAGCACAcccttcagcagcagcatgtccCTGCCGATAGCCGGCCCTGTGGCCACATCCGCACCAGCAGCTGCCTCCGCCTCGAACGGACCCTTTCCCAGTATGCCCCGGGAGCCGAGCACCATGCGGGGATTCTTCGATTCCAATGGCGGCACCCTGGCCGACAAGGTGTGGCATGTCTCGCTGCAGATCCCGCCCGGAGCCATTCCGGTGGGCGTGCGCCAGGAGATCTACTTTACAGTGAGCGATCCGCGCATGGGACAGGCCGTCGGCGGACCTCCGCTGGACATGGAAAATGGTTGGTCTAACACACACTCTACTCCCGTACTCCCGTATGCATCCACCACCAAAAACCACTACCACAACCACCTACCTACTAAAGCAATCCACACATCACCGGTCTTCTCTCTTTGAGTTGCGATTGCGACCATTTTGAATGCAGcatttttgtgtttaattcgttgtacatatgtatttgatCTTGATTTAAGCTTATTTTCCTCTATGGTGGATGGTGATTTTATGGATATTTATTGTAGTCTTTAATCCTTAGTTTGTAGTCCTAAAGTAATACTAATTGGTAATAACAGCTTGCTTGCATGTAACTTCCATAGTTCATATCTATTAACACATAGATTAGTTTATTCTCTAATCTTTCGTCAACAGTTCTTCCAATTTCAGTTCTAATTTCTTCAATTTCCGCTTTAAAACCCCTTTACTGTTTGTTCTCCCTTGATAATTGCACTGAAACAGCCTCTCTTGCTATAGATCTTTCTCCCACAAATCGAGTGTTGTCTATGCCTGTACTCACTTACACTTGCCGTAACACAGAACAACCTATCCACATGATATCAAATACAATACCAgttatacacacacaaacacacacatattatATATCTATCACAATTTACCAGATCGATAATTAACATGTGTTTTATTTTCCCAAATGTGCAGGTGAGACCATGCTATCACCCCTTGTGATGTGCGGGCCGCAGGGCCTTGAGTTTATGGTTCCGGTTACACTCAATATACCCCACTGTGCCGGACGCACAGCATCGCTGGGCCTGGCCCTGAAGGCTACCGACAGCGAGAAGAACCTGCACACCGAGTGGGACAACATTGATCTGCCCAGCAATGCTGCTGCCCACACGGTCTCCGTCAAGGTGGATCACTTCTAATCAAGGcggcattcggcattcggcatcggcatcgaccTTCGGGCTGCATTAAGTTTCATAGCATAACCACTCATCCATACGAGAATACACTTAGCTAAACACACACCTTCGAACGAAATTGTAAATAGATCCATAAATATATTACCATTAGGTTTAGGCCACGATTCCAGGGCTAGGAGGAAACTGAAACTTGGGCATTgcttataaaataattaatttaattgaatattgtCTGTTAATTGTGCCTTTAAGTGATCGTTTGGCTCTGCCTTTGAACTAAATACTACATAAATGTCGAGctagaaatacatacatacatacatgcgaGAAcacacagaatcgaatgcaaatgatacatacatacatatatctgtataaAGCGACTagaaattatttttatgtCAAATAATTTGATTGTATATTTTAACGCGATTtattaatatgtattttataaatttacataattctaatgcattttttttattgatgtATTTGACATAAAATTAGCGATTCAATTCGCATAGTGTTTCGACCCACGACCCCATTTACATATATTGCATTCAAATTGTTAATTGTGTGCAACTATTGCATGCTGCAGTTatacatataccatatacatttataaatCGTAGATATATCCTTAGAACCTACATATACACACGCCTGTATAACcagaacaacaaaatataatatacaaacaaatatttatacacatttttgtattaaagATTATATACACAAACACGTGGAAAGCTTgggaataaataaaagaaaaacaattagAAAAGAAATCTCACACaaataagtacatatatgtctATTTTTGTACCATTTTCTTACAAGGATCAAGGAGAGTGCCGGATGATTCAATGAGCCAAATATTGGTGTAAGCGAAGTTTTGCTGGAACTTCACGCTCACTGTTCCCCAACATGATTTCCAGGAATGTTAGTCTTCACCAGTCTgtatcctcacgatcctgggaaagtgggttcTTTGCCAGTATCACCCTGTTTaaccgagatatagcctccgaACGTTTGCCTTAAAAAACATCAAAATACTAGTTTTCCTTGCCGATCTGAgcggttacatcattgaaatTGTCAAAAATCGACCGGAATATCATAGCCGAAACTTTGATGCCGATCCaactttatattttgtatacgTATGTAAAAAACTTGCACAGAATATATATGAATGTACTATATCTTTAGGTATAAGTGCAATGCTCCACAACGAAAGCCAACAAAGATATCGCAATATCACTTTCAATCTTATAGATAACATAACAGTTTATGCTTCTAGAGACTtgaacaataaaaatacaattacaTAACTAAGCGAAGGAAACAATTAAACAGTCTGTTATCAGTCTGTCCTCCATCGATTTCCTATGTGGCAGGCGCGGCTGTTACTGCTATTGGAGCTGTTGGaactgttggtgctgctggggCTGATGCGGCTGCCGGGGCTGATGcggctgctggggctgctggggTAGTTGGTGTTACTGCCGAGCTGGTCATTGTCGTTAGAAGCACCTGCTCGGGTATTACGGACACTGCCTCCTTCACATAGCCATATATGTGTTTTCGCGTATCGTTTACGACATCGCGCACCATCGCCTTAAAGAAGTTGGTGTGCAGCGGCGTCTCCGCATAACGCTCGTATTGATCCAGGGAATCCTGCAGCTTCAGCGTGAGGTCATAATTTTTGCGCACCACATCGAGTATCTGCTCTTCCGTGGGCGTTGACAATCCCTGCTCGGCCAGCCACTCCTTGATCTTGTTCTGAAAGTGCTTCACTATGGCTAGGATGTTGACCAGGGAATTTAGTAGCTTGATGACATCGTCTTTATATTCGCACTCTCCCATCGTTGTGTAACGCAAAACTGAAAAGAAACGAGACTGTTAGTCATTAGGCCTAAGGATCGAAACCCATTGAGCTTACCCATCGCATGAATTTCGGTAAAGACCTTCTCCTCGCGATTCAGTTCATAGTAGAGCTCATCATAGCTATTTGTGGTGGCCAAAAACGTATCACCGTAGGTAATAAATAGGTTAAAAATATTCACCACTTGCAGAGACAAGTGAAATATATTGCATTTCTTGACCAGCGTCTGTTCCTGATTGACCAGGAAACGTAGCAGCCCAATCAACGCCGACCACAGCTCCTTCCAGGGATAATTGAGGCGGACACGACAACGCTTCTGATAGCACAGAATGCGATGGATCACACCAATGCACAGCAGATACAGTTCCATGGGAAACTTTTTCATTAAATGCGATACAATGAACTCCACCAATAGGTCGAGCAGGGTGGCAGCCAGGGGCTGGGACTTTCCCACACGATCCACATTCAGCTTGCGGTGACGCATCTGGGCCCGATGCAGCATCACCTTAAAGGTGAGATTACTGTCGTGCATCATGGAGTTGGCATACTGATCCTCCGAAATGCAGGTGAGTATCAGGAAACACAGCTTCAGATTGGCAATGCTCGACTCGTTCTTGTTGTCCTGCATCACAATGGAGCAATATTGAAAGACAGCCACCAGCAGATTCGTGGGATACTGCGTTATGTCGATGATCGGGGCATTCGACAAGTCAGGCACGGGCTGAGCTAGACTCAAGGTGTTGCTGGGCGAGGGCGGCGCACTGGACTCGGCCTGGGTGTGGGCCAGTGTTGTGATAAAGTTCCGGTT contains:
- the pyd gene encoding tight junction protein ZO-1 isoform X1 — protein: MTREEEEEVRSLLSRHQERIMLDLGSTDLLAVLVKNSVLSQSEEDLLLKPYAAAALPVSTQEPPGSAPSSVGALTKRKLSAVASSGSSTSASGSGSGTGGEYSAGSLAGSGSSRCASVNGDAQSDNRSLTPSVGGGGGACVGLNDAEILRLQCANLIEIIAKNGFEKFKQFCYAIECECPQLIEDLINDRLKSDAANAEAAENSTGEGKLQKEIESIDYIDKEKENDRNRRAVSYGGGDMPSSVQSATIPRAAPRRVALMKEPPPPPPPKPQLSSKASLQSTDSSSTCLASSKYPQSEYNLIQKIDSNSTLTAPAQYQPQNFYANTGTIASSNGYGSLLCHASSTASPLAVRKRDKLLHRFSDAATLGRKLKKKKNTNRTCRSMTEAIEMLADPVIEDEFFGDRTTWEYHTVSVTRVPGYGFGIAVSGGRDNPHFANGDPSIAVSDVLKGGPAEDRLQVNDRIISVNGVSLENVEYATAVQVLRDSGNTVTLVVKRRVPLNTVNAGLPGGVQHQHQHSHSLSSMGQMVANGNGGGVLPGGVGQPSGAVMSSLSQPNSLNSSLVQNASGGQPIKVTLTKGNKKDDYGVVLGCRLFVKEISSKAREQLNANGYSLQEGDIITRIHNTNCGDTMSLKEAKKIIDGCKERLNLVVLRDITNQAAVSQMNLNNSGHHQQSSSNIYASHQAQVSGCSNNLEDAYLPGGASYSSQNLYVQPPTRTSNGPSLNGNGLNEEKSNLTPRGRSRGPLMDGVSLQQLDRPVSPTNGGRGRSGVEEPPRPPPPRGTSGGAAQEDFYSSRRQLYEERQSAEPRFISFQKEGSVGIRLTGGNEAGIFVTAVQPGSPASLQGLMPGDKILKVNDMDMNGVTREEAVLFLLSLQDRIDLIVQYCKEEYDEVVTNQRGDSFHIKTHFHCDNPSKGEMAFKAGDVFRVIDTLHNGVVGSWQVLKIGRGHQEMQRGVIPNKSRAEELATAQFNATKKEMNANESRGNFFRRRRSTHRRSKSLSRENWDDVVFSDSISKFPAYERVVLRHPGFVRPVVLFGPVSDLARERLAKDFPDKFSTPLQDDDKSAASGKCRIVRLSNIRDVMDRGKHALLDITPNAVDRLNYAQFYPVVIFLKTDSKHVIKQLRHGLPKAAHKSSKKLLEQCQKLERVWSHIFSTQIVLNDEESWYRKLRDSIDLQQSGAVWMSESKPVESLSDDFLFPMTTSRLSYASSPESDLELSPGPSASLSLGNLPQLVKASSDPSIATNQDNLDRDRDIIGEGLPPPYTVPYDHGVPGNPANRRQTVDASKYAIYGTSVPQQQLQQQQQPGGDPAAARPQSLYGINAPDLPPRIDRQSKPGDLPLNTSGSSSRNGSSGGTLGRSAQERLFGKPVVQDDVQAEYITRNALVGSGSTADTIERQQQQQQQQHQASLERQARMNAAMGSPAQLKANGGGASTYDSVSSYDSYNNTQMAMQNLGRLGPNAPDDLKSVPNASGRPLPPVGQSHDYGRTPHDHRSFGGANDLNRQSSPGRPHYHEMNASRNIDPRNGTPQRPSNLGLESSPRKPLVETKTDYGKYSRNNSVSQADYSKLPKSVPPPQLGGVVVPPPTVSNGQAGPGAQMNGSGTPSSNGSGPFKPVPPPKPKNYRPPVQSGGSSGSGGTTPWENGDSGSPRSPNGFYYPPTPSHHHYGQQATPGSPSNGHMQQQQQQQAQQQPTYGGSNGNYGQAPPPQPYPPANGYNGNSHHYNGGSGTGPYIAPHRGMPPPIGNLPPHTPERHALDLAGSREQRGSAFELYRKPQIGATAGHHHNMSEMEPYDERYDDYYAMPPPAPHPQAVGGHSMQRSRSTPRYPHERPPHAQDPNYYSNYGTSRGHSQPRQQQHQQQYAPPQHQYYDDHGMEVAMPPPPLPPHKKKKSVLKSPLAALKNALLKTTRPLRRMNSMVEPERKPKGLRRQQSMLERGVQRPYYPDEFPTYPAGFEEHSRRGRMPPNHQEPYYAGHYPPQQQQEMMMNSTYQNLESEDIYGNIGGTAQRMPHHPQDNGYGYDQYDLYANRACIDLERRQAEAAAAAAAGARNGGRRIVRRHSTTTADRGGNQPPNRRPLVSPGYEQDPQDIYQTRQGAYMMPDQRRAPNSEVMTRRRFYPGAANEQTEEEPLYQSRREMQREMQRNHLYQSKREMQERISQGKRDMEREFSPQSSSQSERDDRSERSNSESIYQSRREAKESALKTRTQLRDQIYQTRREALDSMAEPIYVSKRDVGRPAPIYESREESILQSRENETDEKKEGKTEQVQVEINAQPEEPTEDSTLSRSDLQKSSDTVIENPAARAPLVEDEIEEHDQDEEEASEVEAQDEAESSAEATEEATAIENNQHNEGMLANETQNVSDDVFEAADTVSALAPPPAPCHPSTPRSGRASFHISNILKRTGPPPSSPIGDSCTSIETQYTSQASLPVGPPNATSTPFSSSMSLPIAGPVATSAPAAASASNGPFPSMPREPSTMRGFFDSNGGTLADKVWHVSLQIPPGAIPVGVRQEIYFTVSDPRMGQAVGGPPLDMENGETMLSPLVMCGPQGLEFMVPVTLNIPHCAGRTASLGLALKATDSEKNLHTEWDNIDLPSNAAAHTVSVKVDHF